CGGAAAGCTTGGGAGGAAATAGCAGAGTGTGTAAATGCTGTAGGTGAAGGAGAGCAAAGAACAGGGACAGAAGTGAAAAGGCGATACCTTGACTGGAGAGCACTCATGAAGAGAAAACGTCTGAATGCAAACATCAAAGTAGTAGGTGCTGGGTTTCACCTTCCTTCATCCAATTTAGATGACTCTCTCAATGAAGACATGGATGAGAAAATGGGATTTGCCATTGAATCTAGTTTTGAATGGCAAAATATCACTGACTTCAGAGAAGCTGGTGGATCTTTAACAGAAATCAAagtagaagaggaagaggaggatccGCAGAATTTTGAAGTGAGTGACATACGTTAGCTATATGCAATATGgccttcatttcatttcagcaTAAGGCTTTTTTGATGTGTTTCTTCATAGCatctgtttctggttttgttctgaatGTGTGACTTAAAGAAACTGTAGAAACAAATATGTTTCAGAGAGATGGTATTCAAATCTAGCAACTTGCAGTTGTGTGTAAGCTCTTGGATGTTGACTATTAAATTGATATCCCTCAGCTTTGAATTGCATGTGTATTTTCCTGTTGTATGTACTGTAGATAAAAATGAGTGCAGTCAGTAGGATGAAAATACGCTGTTGAAggaaactgggtttttttagtactTAGGCTGTCTGTATGGATGAACGGAGAAGAGAAATGCACGTCTTTAACAAACGGAAGTGTATGTTACCTGTAggtacagaaagaaacagaatactgtttgcatttcttaaaatggacccacagaagatgaaaatattaagtCAGTCAGCCATTCCTCTCTTGTCAGGATTTTAGTGTTGAACTTGATTTTTAGCGTTTAGAACTTGACGAGCAGCTGTGGATCCCTGTAGGCAGGTTATTACTCCTCCCAGTACCGTTACTGTCCTGGGGCAGGCAGCCAGCTGGAGTAGAATGTTTGGAtagttttgttgtttctgttcTCATTTCAGACAGGGGTGCTCAAacagtttgggtttgggttttttgagggAAGGGGGGCAAGCAGCTCCTGTCCTAGCTTAGTTGAGATGTGtgttggaaataaaaatcagcataAGCTGCCTGACAACTGCTGAAGAAGAGTGCCTGCCTGTTCTAATGCTAGAGGACTTGTAGTGGCTGTTATTGTCTTAAGATTTTTCTAAACCCATAGCTTACTCAGTTTGCCTTTCTCTTGTAAAATACTTAGTGGGGAACAGTTATCCCTTGTAGCACATAAGGGCTAAAATTCTGCATGAGTTGTTACAGTCCACCAAGAGCAATGGTCTTAACCACCTAGTCATCTGCTTCATAAGTAGCTTTCTGACATATGTGATAACACAAAGTTGGTTAAACAAGTCCTGTTTATTGACTCACTCAATACACTTAGAAGGGTTAGGAGCATGTGAAAAATGTCAGTATTAAATACTTTCTAGAAATAGAATCTTCAAGTTAGTGAAGGCTGGGTTAGCTTACATACCACGTAGCCTATGGAGCTAACCGCTCTGGTAAATAGTTAGTCACAACAAATTCCTAGTGGCTTGCATAAATGTCACTCAGCTATATGAAAAATGAGATCAGCATATGCTCTTGTAcatccattttcttttgttggtAGTTCTGAACGCTCTATAATGTCTATACCacaatattttctgtatgtttttgcaTGCCCACTGATGAActgattttccatttttcactaCCAGATATTAATCAGTAGATAAACCACGTTTCTCTGCCTGTGTGATGGCAGAAAACAGTCTTTTCATATAGCATGGTTATTTCACAGCATGCAAGATAAACAGTTCTGAGTAGCTTTTAGGATGAAAACCCCAGTGTTATTTTCAATCAAGTTGTGGTGTAACAAATTTACTCTGGTATAAAGACTGGGATGTAATTCTTGTCTTTCACACTCCTCTCTGCAGTTTCCTattgaagaagaagaagaaattttgtCATCGGTTTTGCCAgattcaaaaaaggaaaatgaccTGCCAGACTTTCCCCACATTGAAGAGTTTGGAAGTCTAAGCTCTGCTCAAGCTAGGTTAGCCTATGAAGATTCTCACCTGCTTCTAAATCTGGAGAAACAGAAGGTGGACCTGGAGAAGCAGCGACTAGACATTGAAACCGAAAGGTTGCAAGTAGAGAAGGAGCGCCTGCAAATTGAAAAAGAACGGTTGCGGCATGTTGACTTGGAGCGTGAGAGACTTCAGATTGAGAAGGAGCGACTTCAGATTGAATGGGAGAAACTCAGGCTACAGACTCTCCATGCTGAAAAACCTGCCTTGGAAAATGACCTCCCTCAGACAGAAAAACCCATCGTGCAGCCTCTGGATCTAGAAACTGAAAAGTTAAAGCTTGAAAAAGAACGTTTGCAGTTAGAGAAAGAGAGGCTGCAATTCCTAAAGTTTGAGTCAGAGAAGCTGCAGATCGAGAAGGAACGCTTGCAAGTGGAGAAAGAGCGCCTTCGAATTCAGAGAGAGGGCCACTTGCAGTGAACTTCTGGACTAAAGTGCCAACAGTTGTGTTTTGATGTTTGTGAAATAGAGGTAGTTCTTTTCTTAACACTGAAACTGTCCTAGAGGCTTAACATTCTTCTGTTCAAAGTCTGCTGTTGATattagactggaaaaaaaaatagaatggtGCTCAGTATGTCAGTGTGCCTACATAAATGAGCTTATGTGTGAAATTGCTTCCCAGTGTATCAGAACTAAGTGTTATGTTCCCTTGTCTTTGGTATTGTGCTGTATTAGTTCAGTGTTCCCCTCTTGTAGACACATTGAGAAGAATCAAGGCTGAACCTTGTACTTTCTTCACTGTACAAAAGTAAGGAAGGATCAGAATAAATCAACATATGTTGTGAGGGCATGGTGCTGACAATAGCCCACACAGTACCTAAATAGCAGTTAGAATACAACAACAGAGATTCATGATGGAACTGATtcattaaacttttattttcctttttatttttttttccaccctcaCAATTGGAAAAAGAGTTCAAGAATTATCTAAAAGTTGAAGTCCAAGGGAAATTTGCTGCAGTTGAGGTTGCTCTTGTTGTGTGGCTTGAACTGAATGGGAGTGCAGAAAACAGTATTCTTCCTTTTGCATGAAGTATTGATACTAGATGAAGTTACACATCAACCTTACCTACTCTGAGCTGGACTATTGGTTGCACAAGGTCATTAATAATGGTGTATTGAATACAGAGCTTGTTTGGTATAGGATAGGGACTTACTGATTGATCAGGAATGCTGTCTGATCAGTGTGATGACCCCCTGCAGTAAATTGCTAGACTTCATTGGTTCCTTGAAAGACAATAACTGATGATGAGAATCTCTGGAGCAGACACACAGAGTCTCAGCACAGAGACATTTGATGTTAATTCTGTCATGTCTGTGAGGCAGCCAGGTGAGATTCTGTGGCTGACATCATATAgtgtgttttaattaaaaaaaaccacacatggTCAGTGCTGAGGACAGTCTGTATTTTTCATAAGCAGTGCattaatgtaaaataataaaaaaaaaaattaaggaagcTTCCTATTATTTCATTATATGTTTAAATCCCAACTGAGCCAGATTTCACGTTTCTCATCTTTCTACAAGTTTTGTTGACTCCATTTGAAACTTAGGACTACGAGAATACTGAATCTGAGTATATGTTGAATGAGTTACATGGGTTCTTGTGcaagtaaatatatttatacCAGTACAGGATTACTTTtattctgcaaagaaaacattatttttttattactgaaaCAAGTGTGCTTCTACAGTGGAAATAAATTTGACTAATACAATCCAAAATTGCTCTTAAGACTGTGTTTCTTTACAGAGAAAAAGGGGCTATATATGAAGAGAAACCTGGATACTCAACACTGCAGCACCCTGGAGTTGCCAGTGCTTGTATTTCCTGTGTAgtaaattggagagatgtggCATCTTGGAGTAAGATGTAAACAAACTAGCACTTAtttgagaaaggagaaaaggaaggacatacaaaccagctggaTAGAAATGTCCAAAGGGGAAGTTTATCAGAGATTGTTCTTGAATGTGGTGGATTGACCCTGGCTGGATGCCTGGTGCCCATCAAAGCTTCTCTAcccttctccctcctcagctgaacaggaggagaaaaattcAACAAGAGGCTCCCAGGTCAAGATAAGGACAAGGAGTGAATGTTTGCCGGTTGCTGTCATGGGCAAAATAGATGCAACTTGGGGGAAATTAATTTATCGCTAACcaaaatcagagtaggataatgagaaataaaacctaaTCATATCACCACCTTCCCCTACCCCTCCCTGCTTCCCAGGCTCAGCTTCACTCCTGATTTTCTCTACCACCAGTTGATGCTGCACAGAGGGATGAGGAATGAGGGTTGTGGTCAGTTCCTAAGgtgtttctgctgctccttcttcctcaCACTCCTCCCGTGCTCCAGAGTGGGGTCCCTCCCATGGAAGACAGTCCTTCATGAACTTCTCTTAACATGAGGCCTTCCCACAAACACCTTCTTCACAAATGGCTCCAGCATGAGTCCCTTCCACAGGACATAGTCCTTCAAGAGcagactgctccagcatgggtctCCTACAGGGTCATAAGTCTTGCCAACAAACCTGGTCAAGAATGGGCTTCTCTCtccacaggtcctgccaaagggttgcatagaatcataaaaacatagaatcaccaggttggaaaagacccacaagatcactgagtccaaccattcctatcaaatactaaaccatgtccctcagcacctcatccagccgtcccagtggttgagtcaccttccctggaggtctttaaggcacggctggatgaggtgccgagggacatgatttagtgattgataggaatggttggactcgatgatctggtgggtctcttccaacctggtgattctatgataatagaTAAAACAAGAGGAAATATCCTCAGTGGACAGTGCAAACTGCTTTATCGAGGTCATGTCTGGTGCACTGATGTCTGATCTCATGGCGCTCTGGCCCCTCATGGAGTGTATGAAGAGGGAAGGGGTAAATTGCAGCAGAAAATTTCACAGCCACTGTGACAGGGAACAGGCTCTCGTGCTCCTTGCATGCCATGTGGtttcctgtgctgcagcaggaacaTACACTAGGACCTTCCTAAATTCCCTTAACTCTACTACTCCATTAGGGGCTTTCTAGCCAGTAATTCTAGGGCCAGCAGGCCAAAGAAGGTAAAATAAAGGCCACTTCAGAGTTACTTGTCTATTAGTAGTGATGGGTTCCACCAATTTGTTCATGGCTAAGCAATTAATGAATAGAAACACAGTATTTCCAGGTGGTTTCACAAAGTAGTTTGGAGACAATCTGGCTAACGCTAACAGTGTCCTAGGAACAGCCAGAGAAGGTCACAGGTGAAGACTGTAAATGTGATCCCAGTAACAGCCCGGGATGAACAGCAACCATACTCCCAATAGGACACACCTAAGAAAGCAAGATACAATTCAAAGGCAACTTAATTCCCTCAGTTAAggtaccttgccttacttctGGGTCATTCTGAGCAACTTTCACTCTGCATAAAGAGATGCTGCTGTGCAAGGtgtaaaatttttaatttattaagaTACACAAGCAATGATCAGGATTTAACAAAGCTCTCGAACTGAGCATTTATATAC
This genomic window from Phaenicophaeus curvirostris isolate KB17595 chromosome 1, BPBGC_Pcur_1.0, whole genome shotgun sequence contains:
- the MSANTD4 gene encoding myb/SANT-like DNA-binding domain-containing protein 4, producing the protein MKQLKRKRKSNFSVQETQTLLKEIRKRREVLFSKQLNTTINEMKRKAWEEIAECVNAVGEGEQRTGTEVKRRYLDWRALMKRKRLNANIKVVGAGFHLPSSNLDDSLNEDMDEKMGFAIESSFEWQNITDFREAGGSLTEIKVEEEEEDPQNFEFPIEEEEEILSSVLPDSKKENDLPDFPHIEEFGSLSSAQARLAYEDSHLLLNLEKQKVDLEKQRLDIETERLQVEKERLQIEKERLRHVDLERERLQIEKERLQIEWEKLRLQTLHAEKPALENDLPQTEKPIVQPLDLETEKLKLEKERLQLEKERLQFLKFESEKLQIEKERLQVEKERLRIQREGHLQ